The following proteins are co-located in the Phyllostomus discolor isolate MPI-MPIP mPhyDis1 chromosome 1, mPhyDis1.pri.v3, whole genome shotgun sequence genome:
- the LOC114491501 gene encoding deoxyuridine 5'-triphosphate nucleotidohydrolase-like has translation FDPVTSQSLCSPPPPLPQPHSALPCCALKSHLPSAPGSGFAGLLEHATASIKGSAWTAVYDLYSTYDYTVPPVEKTPVKTNTHTALSSQWYGRVALCSGMAAKHFIDTGTGIIKKDYRGNIVVVLFNFGKEKLEVKKGDQTAQLICALTFYPEIEKVQHLDNIKKGSGGFSPTVKNKIDAKNRKMKKCTFFLKIKSSSLLFCTSVNLIALASKNVWFSYIKERVLCWDHTELYFVLFFYI, from the coding sequence TTTGACCCTGTGACCTCTCAGTCcctctgctctcccccacccccacttccccaaCCCCATTCTGCTCTGCCATGCTGTGCTCTGAAGAGTCACCTGCCATCTGCCCCAGGAAGTGGCTTTGCTGGGCTCTTGGAGCATGCCACTGCTTCAATCAAGGGGTCTGCATGGACAGCAGTCTATGACCTGTACAGTACCTATGATTACACAGTTCCACCCGTGGAGAAAACCCCGGTGAAAACCAACACTCATACAGCTCTTTCTTCTCAGTGGTATGGAAGAGTAGCTCTGTGTTCTGGCATGGCTGCAAAACACTTCATAGATACAGGAACTGGCATCATAAAGAAAGATTATAGAGGAAATATTGTTGTTGTACTGTTTAATTTTGGCAAAGAAAAGCTTGAAGTAAAAAAGGGTGACCAAACTGCCCAGCTCATTTGTGCACTGACTTTTTATCCAGAAATAGAGAAAGTTCAACATCTGGACAACATTAAAAAAGGTTCAGGAGGTTTCAGTCCCActgtaaagaataaaattgatgccaagaatagaaaaatgaaaaaatgtacttttttcttaaaaataaagagttctTCTTTACTGTTTTGCACTTCTGTAAACTTAATAGCTCTAGCTTCTAAAAATGTTTGGTTCTCTTATATCAAGGAAAGGGTACTCTGTTGGGATCACACAGAactttactttgttttgtttttctacatttgA